The sequence tttaaaaaaaaaattgttgaatttttttactttttctgttttctatttaaCTTCCTCAATTGAATTGGTCAGCTGATATTCAGTTTTTGTTCTCAATTTCTTTATGGATACTCCAACTGAATTTACATTCTTGAtccctttttttctgaattattcaaTTGATTTATCCAGCTGAGGAAAAGCCTCCTACTTTTttgtaattacttttttttaatgttaagatTTGTGAATAATTATTCTTTTATGCTTTCATAGATTGTTTTGCTGAACTCCTAATTgcatttgaaaataaagaaaattaataatgagATTTTTTTGTAAGTAACGTAGCACTTGAAAATACTGTACAGAAAAGTGCTTGAGGGAATACTGCATTCAAACAGTTGTATTTGTAAATACaataaggaaataatgataatgaaaataaagaaaatggagtCATACTGTAAAGTAGTTCTTATGACCATTATCTGAATTTCCAGTTTGTTATCGTGGTCATAGACTCGACAGACCGCGAGAGGTTGAGTATCACCCGAGAAGAGCTGTACAAGATGTTGGCGCACGAAGAGTTGTCTCGTGCTGCCGTTCTTATATATGCCAACAAGCAGGACATCAAAGGCTCGATGACGGCTGCGGAGATATCCCGTCTTCTCAACCTGACGTCCATTAAAAAACACAAGTGGCAAATTCAGGGTTGTTGCGCTCTAACAGGAGAAGGGTAAGTCTGCTATTATTGATAGTTGTTTACTTTGAGAAACGTCAATCttatacatgtttacatattaGGTGTAGTAATCAGGAAATTTTAAAGTGTTTCATGGTTTTGAAGTGATAAAAAATGGACAATGGTTTTTATTgaaagtttttattcatttattgtatctatataactttttttctattcttcaatGTTAAAACCCAGTGTATTGACAGACATACTGATCTCCAAGTTTTCATGTTACATTTAATAATTGAACTAGGCCATTGATTAAACTTTCTAAATTACCATAGAACTAGTTTGATGTTTTTCTCTTGAAATAAGGGCTTGGAATAGGGTGAGAAAAGTTTGACTCTACAACAGGATGCATCAATGAAAATGTCCCATCTAAAGGTAATAAGCAGTACTGTGGGGTCCCAAAGACATTTTGCAAAGATTCAGAAATTTACGAAGGGGTTAATGGGCTTCTCAAATGCATATGCAGTATTATGAaaatgagagaatgaaaaatataaatgcaaagtGGAGAGCAGCGTGACAGGATACCAGACTGGGAGACCTCAGGTGACTGAAACGTGAGGATTGAAATTAGATATTGAATTTTGTTTGATGTCTCTATTGGAAATTATTAGGTTggcagtgtatatacagtattatagccTATAATAATTCCAGAAGGGAAtaggaatactgtacagtattgaaatCATTAAACAATACCATAGTTTTTTAATAATACTCAGTTACAATTTGTTAGACGTTGGTTTCAGTGTGATGGATATTTTTCAACACAATTTACTCAAGTTAAAATAATGTCCAGAAAATTCTGTAGTTATTAACATGGAccatttttatttttcagattgtATCAAGGGCTTGAATGGATTGGCAGTACATTGAAAAGTAAATGACAAAACTATGGCTGAATTCTGTAGGAAGGTTAAGCCTCTCAAGCTGTGATTGTCTTCACTAAGGTGTGTTTTAACAGTTGTCAATTTAGAATGTGCAAAGAGACACTCATTGGTTCTTAGAGACCAAAAGTTATAAAGACTTCTAAGTGAAGGAATTCAATGTATGATAAGTGTCGTAACCAGCAGACAAGAGTGACGGTGCCATCCATTTTACCCAAGCCTTGCTCTTTCGTGTTGAGCAGTCCTCTTGTAAGAGGAGAGAAGGCTAAGACTTTAAATTGAAGAGATTATTCACCAATTTTTAATAAGTACATGTTATTATTGATCTCTTTTTCTCAATACATTTTGTGCATACTATAGTAGCTTTGTAGCTTCCGGTCATGTAAAATGTGACGCTACGTCTAGTTTGGGACGTTGCGGTACGTTGTGATGATAGCCAAAGGAGCATAATGTTCGTTCTTCCACGTTCAAATTGTTGCAATAGACATCATCATCTCTCATCATCATATGGATACTAATTTTGTTTCATATGCGCATGAAGTGCAGTAGCAGTTACATTGCACAGGACGCTTGAAGGGTATGCAGCATGTGCAGTACAGTATAAGTTTTTCTGAGAAAGTGAATTTTTCTTGGGTGAACTTCAATGCCGTAAAATCTTAGATCTTTCTCATCTGCATTTCCAAGTCATACTGGGTAATGGTACTGTACTTTGCATATTAGTGAATCACCCAgtaaattttcagtttttatttctttacgatatccatgtttttttttgttatctatCCACTTTTTCTCTCTGGATATTCCAAGAGGATAGTTATAGGGTGTCATAAGCAAAGACACCTGGATGTCATCATGGTACTACAGTACTTCACTGAGAAATCATCAGAATGTCATTTGTTAGtctctagttttcctttgaagttaAAGGATACATTTATTGAAATTCAGTCCAGACCACCTAAATGAACTCAAGCATGAAAAAGATGACGGTTAATATTTCTAATGGGTGGGAAGGTTATTCTGTGCATTTTACTGCTGTAGAGAGGTTTTCTATAATATCCTTTTTTAAAGTACTGTATAAGGAAGCGTAGGTTTAACTAAAGTACCGGGTGCCGTACGTTGTATCGTAATAGTatcttgtttgtatatttatatgtgtgtgcgggtGGGATTCATTGCGTTGTTTCAAGCATGAATCACAACTTTTCATTCCTGTTCTTTTCTTGGATGAACATGTGTGTTGATATACTGTACTACTTGATTATCGATGGTGACGGCTACGATGAATATTACGAAAGTCGTGGTCTAGAGTTTTAgattaaagttttatttcttttctgaGGTGAAGTAACCACAGTGAGTTATTTTTATAAGTACAGACTCATTTCAGTGTTTTAGTAGAGTCTTTTACCTTTAAAGAACTAATGTATTCAGTTTCTATACTGTGCAAATGTGCATCGCATTTGCTGCTGTCCAATGTGAGAACAAGGAGTGCAGTACAGCGTTGGTTAAAGACTGAACTTGTGAAGACTAGAAATGAAGTGTCCCTGTCATGGTGAACGGAAAAAGATTGTCTTGAAGTTGCTAAATGTATTTGACATTTTTGAAAAGTGAAATGCAACAATTGGTTCAGCTCTGTGGGGTAACAGTGTAAAGTGAAAATGCTTCAGATTGCAGCCTTTCATGACTTAGCAGTATGATACCATTGACACATATTTTGTAACAAACCTTTGAGAATATGACCTATGTTTGCAGTTCATCCTGAAGATGTGATGTCTGTCTTGGTAAAACCTGACAGTTAATATTTTCTGATTGTGAATGATCTTTGTATTGATAAAGTACTGTTTGTGAATATTTGTCTTGATTAAATACTGATTGTTGTGAATGTGATATCTGTATTTCTGTACTGATTATATAATTGAAGCTGAAGTATTACATAAACAGCAATTCATTGACTATTAAAAGATCTGGTAACAATGTATTTCTCGAATAATTGATAACTgtatcttaaaagtattataagGGTTTACAGTACTTACACAAGTTTCTCTATGTAATTGTGATTTGGGAAAGAATGCTTTTTTGTTGCTAGGTTTTATATGATGGGTTTGATTCagtttttcaccatttttttttttttctgtacccaGTGGGAACTTGCAAGGCTTTTGTTCATTATCAACAACTCGAGGAGTTTTGAGAATGGTAAGATTATCAAGAGTAAGTGATGTTTTGAAAGGATAacaattggagatttttttttttcctttaagtgaaattttactttattttcttttaaatgttaaagCATAGCAGTCATTTGCTGGCTTTTCATGATGAATTTAAGTATTAAGTCAGATAAAATAGGAACCTTCTTTCTTTATCAAGTTTTAGCAAtggttattttcaatatttaatacTTCATATGATGCAATTTGATAGTCCAGGTAGAAAAGGAAGTTTTGTTCTTGAGTTTATATTGTATTTGCATTACACCTCATCAAGGTAATTATTTAATTGCATGTGTGATGTGTTCTTTGCCCTGAGCTGGCAGAATCTGAAGATGAAGAGGTACAGGGACACAAATGGATATTGCAGCTAATGTGGTGCAACTTTTTATTTCCTGAAAATAAATGGACTACATATCTAAAAAGAATAAAGTTTGAATTTCGAGCTGTTGTCTGTCAGTAAAAGATTTTGCCTGACAATCAGACATGATGTCTGCATTTTTTTAATGTCTGGAAAATGTTTCATAAATGTATATAGGAAAAGAGatgtttattttgaataaaaacaccTTTTACATTGGCTTTTATTTAATGTATCCGTGTGAAGCTGCCGTTTTTAATATCGACCTTCAAAGTTTAAAGGTTAAAATTTTGTTGATGTCTAGTTCTGCttaatgtgtgtgtatgatgtTTACATGATAGGTAACCAGAATTTGAAGAaactcttgaatttttttttttcattgggcaAGTTTCTGTAGATGGTAAGTTTTTGAAACCTTGACATTAACAACCGGTTAATCTGGAAATAATTATCATGAGGAGCTAGTCTCTTTCCAAAATATACACCGATTGCCATTTCTGCCTCTTATGCTGTACATTTATTCATTATGTATAAAGTTAAAAATTTATAGAGAATCATCcaaggtaaatatatatttataagattggCAAAAGTATGATCTTAGATACGGTCATTATATTTTTTCTGCACCTGGATAGGAATTTTTTTCTCAAGCAGAATGGCCATAAATATAGGGTTGTATTCATGCTCACATATATTAGAGACAGTTGTTTTATTTGAATTGGAAGTTAATTTCTCTACCTACTTACATAAGTAGAGCATATACAGATAAAACTTTTTTGCAACTGAAAAttgtatataatcagtatatattgaAACAATTTGATAAATTGTACTTTACTGTATAATCATTCTTACTGAAACTAATTAAAAAGTATTCAAGTTGAAGAAAGCTTTTTCCACTAGCTAAGATTACCATATGTGAAAGTGTAGGATGAATTTACTTTATGTGAAAGTGTAGGATGAATTTACTTTAAACTACTATATAAtagttaaaatttaatttttttgctgTTTCCTCTTTTTCACAAATATCTATTTTATCATCTGGAAACTTACAATTACAATGTGGTTCTAGGCAGTCCTTGGAAAGAGGTATTTTACATGCTTTGGTTTAGCTGCAaccctttttctattattattattattattattattactagcgaaggtACAActgtggttggaaaagcaggatactataaccccaagggctccaacagggaaaaatagctcagtgaggaaagaaaataagggaacaaataaactgcagtacatgaaaagtaatgaataatcaatataaaatattacaagaataacaacaacattgaaatagatctgtcatccAAAATTAGTGGCAATAAAAGTATGTGATAGCATGCTTTTAGATCTGGAAGTTCCTAATTAAGAGGTAGGCAAAAGAAAAGTTGAGCCCGAGATGTTTTTGTGTATGTTCAAGCCTTTTCAGATCTGTAGACCAAACCCCTTGGCCAATCATGGCGGGGATGGCACCATTAGACACGCCAGCACAGAGAAAATCTTATAGGGCCAGTAGCGGGTTGATTGGTGGAACGTCACACTAGCTATGTCGTGCCAAAGGTGCCATGACGGATTACTTTTTGTCAGCCCTAATGAAGAGATGAGAAGAGCCACTGGTTTCAAAATTGTGCACAACTCATTAAATCTTGTGGTAGATACATGGAGTGTATTAGGGGCTGGTGTTAATCGCTTGTTCTTGGTGGCTGGGATGAATCATTTGCATGCGGTTATATCGTCGAGTGATTGTGTTTGGAACATCTCACTATTGATATAGAAATACGCAGCTCTTTTTCAGTTTACTGAAGGAGTGAAAGACAGATTTGTTTCCCATATGAGGTAAGCATTCTCGCTGTTGTTGACAACTATTTGGCTTGGCTGCTGTCATATGTTTTGTGATAGAATACAGTACAGCCTGTTTTagagcctcttttttttttaatgccattgGAAAAAAACAAGGCTCTTTATTTGCTATACATATTTCTTGATTACCGCTTATATCTCGTTTCTGGCTGCTTGATAATACTTGTAATTTCTTAAGTGGTTATTGGGAGTTCTGGGCAAAACTGATTTGCCATCTGTTTCTTTAGTAATGTGCTTATATGGCAGTCAGGGGCTATGATGTATGACTGGATTCTGCTAATGCCTAAGCTACTTGAAGTTCATCTGTTTCCAATGGTTGCACAGTGTCCACCAGAGGTGCCAAATCGTAACCTTGAGATAGCATAAAATTTCAAATTTACCTCACCTCAGAGGTCATCAATTAAGCCAGGACCTTAAAAATAGGTACCAATCACTTCATCTCGTGAAGCCTGACACACTCATTCTTGCCCCAAGCCTCTAGCATAATTAGGGGCTGAACGAGGGCCCATTGTGTATATTCCTAGCCGTTTGTGTTATGAAAGATGTCAAAATTGGGTAAGGGTTAAAAATTTAAACAAAGAAGTTAAGTCagataatatatatacttgtatatatatatatatatatatatatatatatatatatatatatatatatatatatatatatatatattgtgtgtgtgtgtgtgaatttgtgggTGCACTGCTTATGGATAACTAATACCAATGATTAAGGGGTAGGCCTTGTCCTATAAACAAATACATTGCACAGAAGATTAAAACATAAATTAAGCAGTGTATTGTGTTACAATATATATCTTAGTGAACCACAATTGCAAAGGCCAAGTTGAATTTTGGTTGAAAAGAAGGGTCGTCTACTCAATACAAAAATTTTGTCACAAACAGCATTGTTGAACCAGAACATGATCTAAaatcttaaatttcttattattgaacaggctgatgtgagtttttcttcatagtttatatataagatgtctagtttaatgttgttcCTTATTCATTACTTCAAATATATAGAGTATTCATTTCCTTagttcttttcctcattgggctatttttttctgttggagcccttgcttttctaactagggttgtaccttaggtgatgataataataattataataataagactcTTTCTGAGTCTGTTCTCAATTTCTTGTAAATAGCTTTAGTCATATAGTTTTCTCAATATTTTATGTTCATTCAACGTATTTCCTTAAAATATCTATCTTGCTTACTATTATGTCTATTTCAATCATGATATTTCTTTATACACTTAGTTGAAGatgaattctatttttcttttaatcaactAGGCCTATACACGTCCTAACAATTTggatttttctactttttttctcatatttttatgcACAGACCTGTCTGGACCTCAGTGTGATTTGATTGTCTAAATTATACTTGTATCCCTTTAAAAACAACCATTTTCAATTCCTGTAAATAGTAGGCCTACAGAATTGCAGAAAAATTACGTCAGAATACACCTGAATATTTTTTGCCCCATTGCAGGATAAATGCGtacagcttgaaagattggaaaacgatgaaataagaaTGTGAGGTGTAGTAAAGATCACACAAATGATAAgattgtcatgactgagatggtggggGCATGTGTTAAGAATAAatggtggggagggaatgaggagtgtttgggaggaacctgttgaggggagaagatcaagtgaggggcaaagaattagatggtgcgttaaggtgaaggatgatatggagagaagaggtttggtggaaaacgATACCTTTGATTGTTGGTATTGCAGAAGGTACACCAGGCAACCGATCCATTAATgtagagatattattattacttgtaagctacaaccctagttggaaaagcaggatgctataagcctaagagctccagcagggaaagtagctcagtgagaaaattaaataaggaaataaataggctacaagagaagtaattaacaattaagataaaatattttaagatcagtaacaacattgaaacaaatctttcatatataaattattaaaacttcaaaaaacaataggACGAGAAATaacagattagtgtgcccgagtgtaccctcaaacaagagaactctaccctaagactgtggtacagaggctatggcactgcccaagactagagcacaatggtttgatgttggaatgtccttttcctagaagagttgcttgttatagctaaagagtctcttctacccttaccaagaggaaagtggctactgactgattacagtgcagtagttaatcctttgagcaaagaactgtttggtaatctcagtgttttcaggtgtatgaggacagaggacaatatctaaagaataagccatactatttggtttgtgtgtaggcaaagggaaaatgagctatAGCCAGAGAGAAGGGgccaatgtaatactgtcaggccagtcaaaggactcaatgactctagcggtggtatctcaacgggtggctggtgccctgaccaacctactaccttcaacaGTGGGAAAAACAAATGCGTATGGCACATACTATGGAAACACCTTCCGTGAAGAGTAAcgaattaagatatatattttatcaatcaaaatcctaaaaaaaaattttttcttttaccatGAGAAGATCTCTgcaaataacatttaattttttctaaATACATGTTTGAAGAAAGGCCTAAATGAAACTCGGCAATCGTActcacaaaaaaaatgaaaaaaaaaaaccttgtctgTTACGTAAACACACTGGTTGAGCTTATTATAACATGGTTCCTTGAATTTAACACTAAttgttgtggtaatttttttttatttgaactatTTCCACATTTACACACAAGTCTCACGGCATTTTCATCTTTGTAGGGTCCTACCTGGAAAAggcatgaaatttattattattatttatttatttatttattttttttttttttttttttttttttttttttctgttcacagtcatcactgactggtaattttatagtgtgggattccaggtcacatccagttaccttaggagtccatcactctccaggaggccacggaacatggaggccaCGGAGCATGGAAGCGGATGGAAGCGGAagcaggatcggacatagcaccaggattggttggtTCCTCTCCGTGGCCTCCATTttcgtggtctctattttaggtcagttttcttgatgacgacaatcaggtacctgaccatcctcatttatccttgagttatatacctgactgccggacgaagcccttctatttctaggagttccattcacgtcgttgtggttgatttcttcatttgtattcatcatttctgagtttactatttactatttattattattattattattattattattattaatattattattattattattagctaagcaacaaccctagttgtaaaagcaagatgctataagcccaaaggctccaacagggaaaatagcccagtgaggaaaggaaataaggaaataaataaatggacaattaaaataaaaaatattttgaaaacagtaacattaaaacagatatttcatatgtaaaccataaaaagacttatgtcagcatgttcatcgtaaaaacatttgctgcaagtttgaacttttaaagttctactgattcaactacccgattaggaagataattccacaacttggtcacagctggaataaaacttctagaatactgtgtagcattgagcctcatgatggagaaggcttgactattagaattaactgcatgcctagtattacaaacaggatagaattgtccagggagatctgaatgtaaaggatggtcagagttatgaaaaatcttatgcaacatgcataatgaactaattgaacgacggtgccagagattaatatgtagatcaggaataagaaatttaatagaccgtaagtttctgtccaaaaaattaagactTGAATTatcagctggagaccagacaggagaacaatacttgaaacaagacagaatgaaacacggtaattaaaacacttcttcagaataaattgattaccgaaaatcttaaaagacttccttaAGAAGTCATTttattttgtgcaatggaagaagacacagacctaatgtgtttctcaaaagtaaatttgctgtaaaaaatcacacccaaaattttaaaagtcaaacagagttaaagaaacaatatcaatgctgagatccggatgttgaggatctactgtccttgatctacttacaatcatactttgaattttgttaggattcaacttcatacctcataatttgcaccatgcactaattctagctagatctctattaagggattcagcaactccagatctacattcaggagatggaattaatgcagagtgtagcatcatctgcatatgcaacaagcttgtttctaggtcaaaccacgtcatgtgtatatacagtagtatgaaaaataatgggccaagatatcacattcctatactcactatagtgcacatcaacaacaactctttgcgatctattgcataagaaaataataataatactaagaaacgacccaccaactcccaactgtttgagtttgaaaacaagagcctcagcCTCGTGATTAACCcggtccattacaggacaaaggcctcagacatgtcctcaatcATGTctggctactgcagattggtgatggtgggagtctctAGTCCTatagctcacggcaaaccaacctagtattggtggcatTGACTAGTAGCCTTCACATATTCAGGTTCAGTTGCTGGGAGTGGGCGGAGTGCTTCGCTTTTTCATGGGCACCcctttaattttcttcattattttcgttattatatttctttcccttttttccaaatttgatatatatatatatattattttctttttctattcctcCTTGGTTAAATAAAACGTTTCCTAATATCCTCTTCTCCCGTTGTCTCTGATCTGTCAACGCTCAACTCTGATTGGCCAACATGCCCTTTATTCTGATTGGCTACTTCCCTCATCACATGTAAACATAGGACGCGGCAAAGTTATAAGATTCAGTGTCGTCTGTCATTTTGAACagtaatttaaatatttatgattgAAAGTGTGAATTTAGGTAAGTTTTATCGTAAATATTAACTTCTTCAATCCAAGTAGATTTGCTTAGCCTCAGTAAATGCTGTCAAATACGTTCATTTGGATCGATCTGAGGACGAAGGCTAAAGGATTGGTACAGGTGTAGGCCTATCCTTAGGCAACCCAAAGATgagtaatatatgatactttaatttctagccaaattcatgaaccttatatttttcctactcgctatcttgtgttttatgcatttctgaccatgattattggggcaaaccccCCGTTCAGGAGTTTTTGGACCCTcctatataaagacaattatgatggaccccagtgggaaaccgtgTTTTTTTTCGGGAGGGGAAATGTCATTTactagtgatttgcagcaataataaggGTCAAAAATACAAGATAaacccaagataaccagttggaaaaatatatggttcatgtaagagTTTGAAAACTGGTGTGACGGTCTgaatgatcccccggtctcagaattctccttgataatctgcgcatgcgcgaacattactgtttgccagtgcatacgaagttgatgttttattttcctgtaatgttagcgtgcgcagctcaacattaccgcttgccagtacatacgagcttgatgttttattttcatgcgagcgaagcgagctaatggtggaaaagaaccattatacaatgtcaaggagaattctgagaccgggggatcgttcagaccaccACACcggccaaaacatgattatttaacactttaagATTTGTTAAAGGCTACAGaacctaaaaaacccacctaagCTAACCtactagttcccaggtcacaacccctagtcaaCCAAACAGCAGTTCGAGATGCCAGcgcacatttgatatatattttaaaaaatatactaaataaaaaatggagcaattactcaaaagtgtccatagaaTATAcagttcacaaatagtgacacttcagtaattaaattattaatttagtatatatcttgaatatatatcaaatgttctCCGGCATCATGAAAATCTGTTTGGTTGATGATGTGAGTTCCAGGTTGTTTATTGAGGAAACCAGGATAGTTTTTTCTTgttctatagttttttataattttaacttgtttcctatgcggcaaattgttttaaataatgaaaatgtaatagagaaaaacaatagctttgcataatttggcagtatatggagagcgtggtcttgtaaacaaatagcaATATATGGTATGGGGTGTATGTAGTTGGTTGTGACAGAcataaactttcttattaattgTAAAATTGATTTGCTTTATGGGGAAATTGTTGTGTATCATTGTCTGAAGTGCAATATTCTGAGGCTAAGTTTTATGAAATATGGTTTAGTGTTACCTGGCTAGTAGTGAAGCcatttgggaagcaaacacaggatagagacttagggtaagctaaggaaaCGGTAGTCTATGGGAGGTATAGCTAGGTAGGTAAGTATGTAAGGAtacaactcctaggttaggttaggtggggaaccttaagtTAGTCAgtattcttgtgtttgtttcccttataGAATGAGGTTTTTCAGTCATATCCTTTGGaattttaaaatttctaaaatttgATAAAATGGATTTTCTCCCAATTATTTGGATTAGAACAGTTAAAAGTACAGTGCCTGTAAATGCACCAAGTATTCTTCTTACGGAATATTgtgctataataaatatatacccaCATTTTAATTACTGACCTGTCCGCCCAACCAACTACAGTATAAAGCCtcttatgatattttaatttcttGCCAAATATATGaactaaattatataattttccccAAAGTTATCTTGCTTTTTATATCCATACAGGCCAATCCACTCGTTAATGAGTTTTCTTACGTGAAAAGAAGGTATTATTACAGTAGTAACTCAATTTGGATATCTATTATTTTTTACTTATGTATTTTGGAGACGATTCATACGAAAAAGGTAAT comes from Palaemon carinicauda isolate YSFRI2023 chromosome 19, ASM3689809v2, whole genome shotgun sequence and encodes:
- the Arl5 gene encoding ADP-ribosylation factor-like protein 5B, which produces MGILIAKLWSLFGNEEHKIVMVGLDNAGKTTILYQLLMNEVVHTSPTIGSNVEEVVWKNLHFIMWDLGGQESLRSAWNTYYTNTEFVIVVIDSTDRERLSITREELYKMLAHEELSRAAVLIYANKQDIKGSMTAAEISRLLNLTSIKKHKWQIQGCCALTGEGLYQGLEWIGSTLKSK